In Thermotomaculum hydrothermale, a single genomic region encodes these proteins:
- a CDS encoding tRNA1(Val) (adenine(37)-N6)-methyltransferase produces the protein MPTDLTEIKGYNLKLFQNKKGYRFSIDSFLLAWFVAGEEFSKGLEIGAGSGIVSLLIERMTEDKKHFELIEVQKSLFNLLKKNIDLNKPYKSKFVLRNEDARFVLPSVIPDIVYSNPPFTDFSKGKVSPNFEKAIARHTYLLNLESLLKWYIENTGQNTKLAFVETIKNLEYYREKVEEFSLFVEKIVYVKPFENKNPNLFLILINKKKKDFEEQYLTIYKSKNIYTDKVKQILGIV, from the coding sequence ATGCCCACTGATTTAACTGAAATTAAAGGTTACAATTTAAAACTTTTTCAGAATAAAAAGGGTTACAGGTTTTCAATTGATTCCTTTTTGCTTGCCTGGTTTGTTGCAGGGGAAGAATTCAGTAAAGGCTTAGAAATAGGAGCAGGTAGCGGGATAGTTTCCCTTTTAATTGAGAGAATGACAGAAGACAAAAAGCATTTTGAATTAATTGAAGTGCAGAAATCCCTTTTTAACCTTCTTAAAAAAAATATTGATTTAAATAAGCCTTATAAAAGTAAGTTTGTTTTAAGAAATGAGGATGCGAGGTTTGTATTGCCTTCAGTAATTCCCGATATTGTCTATTCAAACCCCCCTTTTACTGATTTTTCAAAGGGAAAGGTTTCCCCAAATTTTGAAAAGGCTATAGCAAGGCATACCTATCTTTTAAACCTTGAATCACTATTAAAATGGTATATAGAGAATACAGGGCAAAATACAAAACTTGCCTTTGTTGAAACAATTAAGAATCTGGAATATTACAGAGAAAAAGTTGAGGAATTTTCCCTTTTTGTTGAAAAAATTGTTTATGTAAAGCCATTTGAAAACAAAAATCCGAACTTATTTCTAATTTTGATAAACAAAAAGAAGAAGGATTTTGAAGAACAATATCTTACCATATACAAGTCAAAAAACATTTACACAGACAAAGTTAAACAGATTTTAGGGATTGTATGA
- the rdgC gene encoding recombination-associated protein RdgC, with translation MGFFSGNLSLKRFFIEEIEYFKDKERVVANLNNYLFKDIENQAKEESIGWVSPLKVYKSQIDVEEIYYGNYILLALRYDTKKVSKVLIDCKLNETIEREGLSIQNNKQLKQLKDDIKQELLKKTLPSPKIVEAVIDLNKKTLLLNSTSKKLGGLFLSLFEKSFSIMPVYVDPTVFSYISVGKQGVEKLSSLTETVIYDE, from the coding sequence ATGGGATTTTTTAGCGGAAATTTAAGTCTTAAAAGATTTTTTATAGAGGAAATTGAATACTTTAAAGATAAAGAAAGGGTTGTTGCAAACTTAAATAACTATCTTTTCAAGGATATAGAAAATCAGGCAAAAGAGGAATCAATAGGGTGGGTAAGCCCTTTAAAGGTTTATAAATCTCAAATTGATGTTGAAGAAATCTATTACGGTAACTATATACTTTTAGCATTAAGATATGACACAAAGAAAGTATCAAAAGTTCTTATTGATTGCAAATTAAATGAAACAATAGAAAGAGAAGGGTTATCTATTCAAAATAATAAACAATTGAAGCAGTTAAAAGATGATATAAAGCAGGAATTGTTAAAGAAAACTCTTCCTTCTCCTAAAATTGTTGAAGCTGTAATTGACTTGAATAAAAAAACACTTTTATTAAATTCCACCTCTAAAAAATTAGGGGGTTTGTTTTTATCTTTGTTTGAAAAAAGCTTTTCAATTATGCCTGTTTATGTTGACCCAACTGTATTCTCATACATTTCTGTGGGGAAACAGGGGGTTGAAAAGTTATCTTCTCTAACGGAGACAGTAATCTATGACGAATGA